From Patescibacteria group bacterium, a single genomic window includes:
- a CDS encoding matrixin family metalloprotease, which yields MEENIQLTSNKRSSFWPAAIFLILILMAGYYLYSVFLKNPCKLPVKYAIGNVDPRFKISNSDLSKIADDATSRWNSEAGEQVLLYDSSAKLKINLVYDERQANVDKLNSEVANLDSSGNAIDSAKSKLESMITSYESDLNDYNSTVQYWNLHGGAPQEVYTRLQSEKANLDKRRSQINDYISLLNIQINDHNSNLGQLNNEISTDQNKIITSGLYYPADPKIDIFTFGNSEELRLVLMHELGHALSLGHDAIDTSIMYSILGAQNLSDPMLSSEDIQMFNSTCKSPIGFFQKLIDNFKNRFQPTPTL from the coding sequence ATGGAAGAAAATATCCAACTAACTTCGAATAAACGCAGTAGTTTTTGGCCAGCAGCAATTTTTTTGATTCTGATTTTAATGGCAGGATATTATTTATATTCTGTTTTTTTGAAAAATCCATGCAAACTTCCTGTAAAGTATGCCATTGGCAATGTTGATCCGCGTTTTAAAATTTCAAATTCAGACTTGTCAAAAATTGCCGATGATGCAACTAGTCGTTGGAATTCGGAAGCCGGCGAGCAGGTTCTCTTATACGATTCATCAGCTAAATTAAAAATTAACCTGGTCTATGATGAGCGCCAAGCAAATGTTGATAAATTAAATTCCGAGGTTGCAAATCTTGATTCTTCTGGTAATGCGATTGATTCAGCAAAATCAAAATTGGAATCCATGATTACGAGTTACGAATCTGATTTGAATGATTATAATTCAACCGTTCAATACTGGAATTTACACGGCGGAGCACCGCAGGAAGTATATACCCGATTACAATCAGAAAAAGCCAATCTCGATAAAAGGCGTTCGCAAATTAATGATTACATCAGCCTTCTAAATATCCAAATTAACGACCATAATTCCAATTTGGGCCAGTTGAACAATGAAATTAGTACAGACCAAAATAAGATTATTACATCGGGGCTATATTATCCAGCTGATCCTAAAATTGATATTTTCACATTTGGCAACAGTGAGGAATTACGCTTGGTTCTGATGCACGAACTAGGGCACGCTCTTTCACTTGGGCATGATGCGATTGATACTTCAATAATGTATTCAATCTTGGGAGCTCAAAATTTGTCTGACCCAATGCTATCAAGTGAAGATATCCAAATGTTTAATTCGACTTGCAAATCGCCAATCGGATTTTTCCAAAAACTGATTGATAATTTCAAAAATCGTTTTCAACCAACTCCAACATTATAA
- a CDS encoding ZIP family metal transporter, with protein sequence MIIAFAIATFFATLLGGLFALRFKDKLHIILGFSAGAVVGVALFDLLPESIELVSEKYDSSLATTFIAIGFILFMILDRILVIHAHGDHEHKDENHNGLAGAITLIIHSFLDGLGIGLAFKVSPVVGIVVAVAVLAHDFSDGINTVNFILKNRGKSKTAFTLLLFDALAPVFGVLSTFFFSVSESTLGLILAVFGGFFLYIGASDLVPESHHRHPRFLTTIMTILGMAVIYLAIKFAI encoded by the coding sequence ATGATTATTGCATTCGCGATCGCGACATTCTTTGCCACATTGCTTGGCGGGCTATTTGCTCTTCGTTTCAAGGACAAACTTCATATCATTCTCGGGTTCTCTGCTGGTGCGGTGGTTGGTGTGGCGCTTTTCGATCTTTTGCCGGAATCAATCGAATTGGTTTCAGAAAAATATGACTCATCGCTGGCAACCACATTCATTGCCATTGGTTTCATACTTTTTATGATACTTGATCGCATTTTAGTCATTCATGCGCATGGTGATCATGAGCATAAAGATGAAAATCATAATGGCTTAGCTGGAGCAATTACTCTCATAATTCATAGTTTTCTCGATGGCCTTGGAATCGGTCTGGCATTCAAGGTTTCGCCGGTTGTCGGCATCGTCGTTGCTGTGGCTGTACTTGCCCACGATTTTTCCGATGGCATAAATACCGTCAACTTCATTCTGAAAAACCGCGGCAAATCAAAAACGGCATTCACATTACTCCTATTCGATGCTCTTGCACCGGTTTTTGGCGTTCTCTCGACATTTTTCTTTAGTGTATCTGAAAGTACTCTGGGTTTGATTCTTGCTGTTTTTGGTGGTTTTTTCCTTTACATCGGTGCATCTGATCTTGTGCCCGAATCCCATCATCGCCACCCACGTTTCCTGACTACTATCATGACAATTCTCGGTATGGCCGTGATCTATCTTGCTATCAAATTTGCAATATAA
- a CDS encoding DUF1254 domain-containing protein has translation MEKDKKGSKVKFFLITGIIILVLGIGFLVFSQTKAYKQRIKTANYDKGYKIGLEAYTYGLPLMTTNATFQSMTSVNVSEGAFGPTNQFNNVRTLNNAGSSAVVATGATSLSSIAWLDLKDEPQVLHVPEVTDHYFVLALLDPYTENLINLGSASNTKPGDYVIADPSQKDVAIPEGAQRINADYSRIWVIGSTQLKGASDLASVNKIQDGYALTPLSKFGTSYQPSAPSKPVTTVTKYSIPTNAKFFDQLGEQLQLFIPPARDQEELNKFAEVGIGPGMKPSENSRLNSDVLRGLNDAVAAGPDQIKKYTEEQAVVDFDKYNGYMLGGFGQYGTDYKKRAVVSQVGLGAFTADQAIYALSWSDHNKKALDGSTNYVLHMQTPPPTSEGWSLTVYNLKGGMIPNSLNRYAFTNSSELSTNSDGSIDFYLQAEQPTDSAKQNNWLPTASGQGFEVMWRLFAPQSDKIDSILDGKIWQLPAIQPAK, from the coding sequence ATGGAAAAAGACAAAAAGGGATCTAAGGTAAAATTTTTTCTCATCACTGGAATTATTATCTTGGTATTAGGTATTGGGTTTTTAGTATTTAGCCAAACTAAAGCTTATAAGCAACGCATAAAAACCGCAAACTACGACAAAGGATATAAAATCGGTCTGGAAGCTTATACCTATGGATTGCCACTAATGACGACCAACGCCACGTTCCAGAGCATGACAAGTGTCAATGTCTCTGAGGGAGCATTCGGACCGACAAATCAGTTTAATAATGTGCGAACACTCAACAATGCGGGCAGCTCGGCAGTTGTGGCAACGGGTGCAACGTCTTTGTCTTCAATCGCCTGGCTCGACCTTAAAGATGAGCCTCAAGTTCTGCATGTGCCTGAAGTGACGGATCACTATTTTGTTTTGGCCCTTCTTGATCCTTACACCGAGAATCTCATAAATTTAGGCAGCGCCAGCAATACAAAGCCGGGCGATTATGTGATTGCTGATCCCTCTCAAAAAGACGTGGCGATTCCAGAAGGAGCACAGCGAATTAATGCGGATTATTCACGCATCTGGGTTATCGGCTCGACACAACTTAAAGGAGCGAGTGATCTTGCCTCCGTCAACAAGATTCAGGATGGCTATGCTTTAACACCGCTTTCAAAATTTGGCACAAGCTATCAACCATCGGCACCATCTAAACCAGTAACAACAGTAACAAAATATTCAATACCCACCAACGCAAAGTTTTTCGATCAGCTTGGGGAGCAACTTCAACTCTTTATTCCGCCAGCAAGGGACCAAGAAGAATTAAATAAATTTGCAGAAGTTGGCATTGGTCCCGGCATGAAACCTTCAGAAAATTCTCGCCTAAATAGTGATGTGCTGCGGGGCTTAAATGATGCTGTTGCTGCCGGTCCAGATCAAATTAAAAAATACACCGAGGAACAAGCGGTTGTGGATTTTGATAAATATAATGGCTATATGCTCGGAGGTTTTGGACAATACGGGACCGATTACAAAAAGCGTGCGGTTGTTTCTCAAGTTGGCCTGGGTGCGTTCACTGCGGACCAGGCAATTTATGCTCTAAGTTGGAGCGATCACAATAAAAAAGCGCTCGACGGCTCAACCAATTATGTCCTGCATATGCAGACGCCGCCGCCAACAAGCGAAGGGTGGTCGTTGACAGTTTATAATCTCAAGGGAGGGATGATTCCAAATTCGCTGAACCGCTATGCCTTCACCAATTCATCGGAGCTTTCAACCAATTCCGATGGCTCAATCGACTTCTATTTACAGGCAGAACAACCTACGGATTCGGCAAAACAAAACAACTGGCTTCCGACCGCTAGTGGCCAAGGGTTTGAAGTGATGTGGCGTCTATTTGCACCCCAATCAGACAAAATTGATAGCATACTCGATGGAAAAATCTGGCAACTACCGGCAATTCAGCCTGCAAAATAA
- a CDS encoding NAD(P)-dependent oxidoreductase, which produces MKIVTLGIDLSDEHKKILTSLGDLELSDAPVSVDDFLEKTSGADIIYSDGDYLLDSLLKLKNVFITYPFVELGLFDSEELKRNGVYVANARGGNKNSVVEWVMFMALSLFRKFIPMVRAKESFPFKLNESLEGKTVLIVGHGSIGSQIGALCEAFGMKTKYFERGDDLSSKARDADLVINALNCNSSSKNLLNELFFSNLKKGSYFITFARPYTYDIDGLMKSINAGIVAGAAIDCDPESFGDTKNEFYRKAFDNDKILVTPHIAFSTTKASKAGKDLAIKNIESYIKGKPQNILTKE; this is translated from the coding sequence ATGAAAATCGTGACTTTAGGTATCGATTTAAGCGATGAGCATAAAAAAATATTAACATCTCTTGGTGATCTCGAATTGTCTGATGCGCCGGTTAGTGTTGATGATTTTTTAGAAAAAACAAGCGGGGCGGATATTATCTATAGCGACGGCGATTATTTGCTGGATAGTTTACTTAAACTTAAGAATGTATTTATCACATATCCGTTTGTGGAACTGGGTTTGTTTGATTCTGAGGAACTGAAAAGGAATGGAGTGTATGTAGCGAATGCACGGGGTGGAAACAAAAATTCTGTTGTCGAGTGGGTTATGTTCATGGCGCTTTCTTTATTTAGAAAATTTATTCCGATGGTCAGAGCCAAAGAGAGTTTTCCCTTTAAACTGAATGAAAGCCTTGAAGGCAAAACAGTTTTAATCGTCGGTCATGGCTCAATAGGCAGTCAAATAGGTGCTCTGTGTGAAGCATTCGGTATGAAAACTAAATATTTTGAACGAGGTGACGATCTTTCTTCAAAAGCAAGAGATGCCGATTTAGTCATTAATGCTTTGAACTGCAATTCCAGTAGTAAAAATTTATTGAACGAATTATTTTTTTCAAATCTCAAAAAAGGATCTTACTTTATCACCTTTGCTCGACCGTACACTTATGACATTGATGGCCTCATGAAGTCGATAAACGCAGGAATCGTCGCTGGTGCAGCAATTGATTGTGATCCCGAGTCATTTGGTGACACCAAGAACGAATTTTATAGAAAAGCTTTTGACAATGATAAAATATTAGTTACACCACATATCGCTTTTTCAACAACAAAAGCCAGCAAAGCAGGAAAAGATCTTGCCATTAAAAATATTGAGTCATACATTAAGGGCAAACCTCAAAATATTTTAACCAAGGAATAG
- a CDS encoding GNAT family N-acetyltransferase has protein sequence MESNISFKKLKQKYLPLLLKWRNQDFVKEWFRPGTPTMKEINEIYLPRIAGEKPTFCHIIYIEQTPIGLIQTYQMDDYPDHKKAIDYKDNAVSVDLFIGNQDFLHKGYGEFIIKKFLKEIAFKQFKVEKCIIAPDPKNVAAIRAYEKVGFKHFKTVRNTEDGNFEYLMKLNRQELI, from the coding sequence ATGGAAAGCAATATCTCGTTCAAAAAATTGAAGCAAAAATATTTACCTCTTCTGTTGAAATGGCGAAACCAAGATTTTGTGAAAGAGTGGTTCAGGCCTGGAACGCCAACAATGAAAGAAATAAATGAAATCTATCTGCCAAGAATAGCAGGCGAAAAGCCGACCTTCTGTCATATTATATATATTGAACAAACCCCCATCGGATTAATTCAGACTTATCAGATGGATGATTATCCAGACCACAAAAAAGCAATTGACTACAAAGATAATGCCGTTTCTGTAGATTTATTTATTGGTAATCAAGACTTCCTTCATAAAGGGTATGGTGAGTTTATAATAAAAAAATTTCTTAAAGAAATTGCTTTCAAACAATTTAAAGTAGAAAAATGTATTATCGCTCCCGACCCGAAGAATGTGGCTGCAATCAGGGCATACGAGAAAGTGGGCTTCAAACATTTCAAAACGGTAAGGAATACAGAAGATGGCAACTTTGAGTATTTAATGAAATTGAACAGACAAGAGTTAATCTAA
- a CDS encoding exodeoxyribonuclease III — protein MKIVSWNVNGIRSAGKQGFWDWFKKCDADAVCLQELKIDENAMNGIAKIDGYQAFFNFAEKKGYSGVAIYLRNSFNAVAKKFSLGLERFDNEGRYIELDLGDFILINIYIPHGGRQKENLKYKLNVYEKLFERLKELSSRKIILCGDFNIAHEEIDLARPKSNKNNIMFTPEERAIVDQVLNSGFTDTFRKFHDDGGHYTWWPWLKNCRDRNLGWRIDYIFASDNIQSKIRDGLIFEKILGSDHCPIGIKM, from the coding sequence ATGAAAATTGTTTCCTGGAATGTGAATGGGATAAGGTCGGCTGGAAAGCAAGGTTTTTGGGATTGGTTTAAGAAGTGCGATGCCGATGCGGTTTGTTTGCAGGAATTGAAGATCGATGAGAACGCGATGAACGGAATCGCAAAAATTGACGGCTACCAGGCCTTTTTTAATTTTGCCGAGAAAAAGGGTTATTCGGGAGTAGCTATATACTTGCGGAATAGTTTCAATGCCGTAGCAAAAAAATTTTCTCTTGGCCTTGAGCGATTTGACAATGAGGGCAGATATATCGAGCTCGATCTTGGAGATTTTATTTTGATCAATATTTACATTCCTCATGGCGGCAGGCAAAAAGAAAATCTTAAATACAAACTTAATGTTTATGAAAAATTATTCGAAAGATTAAAGGAACTTTCCAGCCGAAAAATTATTTTGTGCGGAGATTTTAATATTGCACACGAAGAAATTGACTTGGCCCGGCCAAAAAGTAATAAAAACAATATAATGTTTACGCCGGAAGAACGAGCGATAGTCGATCAGGTGCTGAATTCGGGATTTACGGATACTTTTCGCAAGTTTCATGATGACGGCGGTCATTATACATGGTGGCCATGGTTAAAAAATTGCCGAGATCGCAACCTTGGCTGGCGGATTGATTATATTTTTGCATCGGATAATATTCAATCAAAGATTAGAGACGGACTAATATTTGAAAAGATTCTCGGCTCCGACCACTGCCCTATCGGGATTAAAATGTAG
- a CDS encoding UbiA family prenyltransferase, producing MRDWIKGTVRPISFLAVVPVLLGAIVSGTRMDHHIAYALLGAILAVGFANSFNIVIDRKIDKHNPDKKTLAIRQPVRAWYGVLFLLPPLAFCLRNCQFNHILLSILFYLSCLYSYLYGNVPVLKRISVAAIVAATAFLDVERFNLAVWVLAVVIFAFIYWRESHKDSDDRKEDTEMKFAWIRTGITLNWWLVTAPIAGAAIYLSCLVATGKPISTADIALALGIAISIWSYVQIRSKYHLYKVRLAHGAPAGRLGIVVSMVGLMPSFVNPLFLAIVVVNCASIIHRSFRGQIPFHTGSIAHDAYLWASLPLMAMAKVGYHPLLLAASILLASVTCANMHRLKCATTPAM from the coding sequence ATGCGCGATTGGATCAAGGGAACGGTTCGCCCGATTTCCTTTCTGGCCGTTGTCCCGGTATTACTTGGTGCAATTGTCAGCGGAACGCGCATGGACCATCACATTGCCTATGCGCTCCTCGGTGCGATTTTGGCTGTTGGCTTCGCCAACAGCTTTAACATTGTAATCGATCGCAAGATTGACAAACACAATCCCGACAAGAAAACCCTAGCCATTCGTCAACCGGTGAGGGCTTGGTACGGAGTGCTGTTTCTGCTGCCCCCGCTGGCTTTCTGTCTGCGCAACTGCCAGTTCAACCACATCCTCCTCTCGATTCTTTTCTACCTGTCCTGCCTGTACAGTTACTTGTACGGCAATGTGCCAGTGTTGAAGAGAATATCGGTCGCGGCAATTGTTGCGGCCACGGCCTTCCTTGATGTGGAAAGGTTCAACCTCGCCGTGTGGGTGCTGGCAGTAGTCATCTTTGCCTTCATCTACTGGCGGGAGTCGCACAAAGATTCCGACGACAGGAAGGAGGATACCGAAATGAAGTTCGCCTGGATTCGGACCGGGATCACGCTCAACTGGTGGCTCGTAACGGCGCCGATCGCGGGTGCGGCAATTTACCTCTCGTGCCTCGTTGCCACCGGGAAGCCAATCAGCACAGCAGACATAGCGCTCGCGCTCGGCATTGCGATCTCGATCTGGTCGTACGTTCAGATCAGGTCGAAATACCATCTGTACAAAGTGCGATTGGCCCATGGGGCGCCTGCAGGCCGCCTGGGAATAGTTGTCTCGATGGTGGGCTTGATGCCCTCCTTTGTCAACCCGCTGTTCCTGGCCATTGTGGTGGTAAACTGCGCCTCAATCATCCACCGCAGCTTCAGGGGCCAGATCCCTTTCCACACTGGCTCGATCGCCCATGATGCGTACCTCTGGGCGAGCCTACCGCTCATGGCCATGGCCAAAGTCGGCTATCACCCACTACTTCTCGCCGCATCAATCCTGCTAGCCAGTGTCACTTGCGCCAACATGCACCGGCTGAAGTGTGCAACAACCCCTGCGATGTAG
- a CDS encoding MEDS domain-containing protein, producing the protein MKKEKTIRDKAMRHTGIEIVGDMPWGTHFCQFYKTKEDLIDVLVPYFREGLLNNEKCIWVTSGFLNDDEAITALLKVVPSIQKYIKSGQIEIFPYTNWYLKHGKFDLKRVLAKWVKKHDEAIRDGYEGIRVTGNPFWIDNKKDWNDFAEYDAEINNIIDDYNLLILCTYSLEKCNSDAIFDVVANHEFALTKRDGKWKLIENSEHKKTGQALLESEKKYRSLFDQMSEGFALHEIICDKSGKPIDYRFINVNPGFEKLTGLKAKNINGKLLSDVLPNEDPKWLREYGEVALTGKPARFESYSPTLKRYYNVFAYSTNPGQFAVIFSDITDRKLAEIETATNLMKYSVLFNSIPVGVSVTDRKGNIIETNEETSRILEESRESIMGRKIGHPKWKSIYSDGKKIKPDEFPSLTTLHEKRIVDDFEMGLVKEKNKITWISVSSQPIQKIEDYGVLTTYIDITKRKLAENELKKLQQQMTAILENIDGGFIALNKDWKYTFINKKAANNLFKEPEDLIGKNIWTEFPKLLGTSIEKNFRKVMHTNVPMYYEEKGIETDRWYENHIYPIPEGIAIFWSDITARKRAELENALLSKTLKKEDRRKNEFIAILGHELRNPLALLSASIQIQRESLEKCRKGQKFDKKLVFEANEISAEQINTMSTLLNDLLDISRISRGKIQLRKEKIPLNSIIKKAMNSVLPNIVAKNHILKEELAGENIVLYADPVRIEQIIVNLLNNAAKYTDPKGKIVIKTSFDNNFAIISIRDTGIGIPNNQLDEIFEPFVQLSTAQKKSQGGLGIGLMLSKQLAELHGGDIKAKSNGMNKGSEFIVQIPADLKHRNHSRIRQENKNEGKTTKKVLLVDDNTRIAELFSKLLSQFGYLTKTAFEGESAIKISKSFNPDIILLDIGLPGIDGHETARLLRKQHRNNPSLKIIAISGYGTSEDKKKSKEAGCDAHITKPVNANKLREIIEAI; encoded by the coding sequence ATGAAAAAAGAAAAAACTATTCGCGATAAGGCCATGCGCCACACCGGCATTGAAATTGTCGGCGATATGCCATGGGGTACTCATTTTTGCCAGTTTTATAAAACCAAAGAAGATCTTATCGATGTTTTAGTCCCCTACTTTAGAGAGGGACTTTTAAATAATGAAAAATGTATTTGGGTCACTTCCGGCTTTTTAAATGATGACGAAGCGATCACCGCGCTTCTTAAAGTAGTTCCAAGCATTCAAAAATATATAAAAAGCGGCCAGATTGAAATTTTCCCGTACACTAATTGGTATTTGAAACACGGAAAATTTGATCTTAAGCGCGTCCTTGCCAAGTGGGTTAAAAAACACGATGAAGCGATAAGAGATGGTTATGAAGGAATAAGAGTTACCGGAAATCCGTTTTGGATCGATAACAAGAAGGACTGGAATGATTTTGCCGAGTACGATGCTGAAATTAATAATATTATTGATGATTATAATCTTCTCATTCTTTGCACTTACTCGCTTGAAAAATGCAACTCAGATGCAATTTTCGACGTGGTTGCAAACCATGAATTTGCCCTGACCAAACGTGATGGAAAGTGGAAATTAATTGAAAATTCCGAACACAAAAAAACAGGGCAAGCCCTGCTAGAAAGTGAAAAAAAATACCGTTCGTTGTTTGACCAAATGTCGGAAGGCTTTGCACTGCATGAAATTATTTGCGATAAAAGTGGAAAACCAATTGATTATCGTTTTATAAATGTAAATCCCGGATTTGAAAAGTTAACAGGCCTAAAAGCGAAAAATATAAACGGGAAATTACTTAGTGATGTATTGCCCAATGAAGATCCCAAATGGCTGCGCGAATATGGCGAAGTGGCACTCACTGGCAAACCGGCTCGTTTTGAAAGTTATTCACCAACCTTAAAACGCTATTATAATGTTTTTGCATATTCGACAAACCCGGGGCAGTTCGCTGTAATTTTTTCTGATATCACAGACAGAAAACTTGCTGAAATTGAAACGGCAACTAATCTAATGAAATATTCTGTTTTATTTAATTCAATTCCTGTGGGAGTTAGTGTTACTGATCGCAAGGGAAATATTATCGAAACAAATGAAGAAACATCCAGGATTTTAGAAGAGTCACGCGAGAGCATAATGGGAAGAAAAATTGGCCACCCCAAATGGAAATCCATTTATTCCGATGGAAAGAAAATCAAACCCGATGAATTTCCAAGCCTTACTACCCTGCATGAAAAACGCATTGTTGATGATTTTGAGATGGGGCTCGTAAAAGAAAAAAACAAAATTACCTGGATCAGTGTATCCTCCCAACCAATACAGAAAATCGAGGATTACGGGGTACTTACCACATATATAGACATAACCAAACGCAAGCTGGCCGAAAATGAGCTAAAAAAGCTTCAACAACAAATGACTGCAATTTTGGAAAACATCGATGGTGGGTTTATTGCATTAAACAAAGATTGGAAATATACATTTATAAACAAAAAGGCGGCAAATAATTTATTTAAAGAGCCGGAAGATTTGATCGGAAAAAATATTTGGACGGAGTTTCCAAAACTACTAGGCACTTCTATAGAAAAAAATTTTAGAAAAGTAATGCACACCAACGTGCCTATGTACTACGAAGAAAAGGGAATTGAAACAGACCGGTGGTATGAAAACCACATTTATCCCATACCTGAAGGTATTGCGATTTTTTGGAGTGATATTACTGCACGTAAACGTGCGGAGCTAGAAAATGCGCTTCTATCTAAAACTCTTAAAAAGGAAGATCGCAGAAAAAACGAATTTATTGCCATACTCGGCCACGAGCTCCGCAATCCACTTGCTCTCCTTTCCGCATCAATTCAAATCCAGAGGGAGTCTCTTGAAAAATGCCGGAAAGGACAAAAATTTGACAAAAAATTAGTGTTTGAGGCTAATGAAATTTCAGCCGAGCAGATAAATACAATGTCCACATTACTCAATGATCTTTTGGACATTTCTCGGATATCTCGCGGTAAAATTCAACTCAGAAAAGAAAAGATTCCTTTAAATTCAATTATTAAAAAAGCAATGAATTCTGTTTTGCCAAATATTGTTGCAAAAAATCATATTCTAAAAGAGGAATTGGCCGGTGAAAATATTGTCCTCTATGCTGATCCGGTTAGGATTGAGCAAATTATTGTAAACCTACTAAATAATGCCGCCAAATATACTGATCCGAAAGGAAAAATTGTTATTAAGACCTCTTTTGATAACAATTTTGCGATTATTTCTATCCGAGACACTGGGATTGGAATACCAAATAACCAATTGGATGAAATATTTGAACCTTTCGTGCAATTGAGCACCGCACAAAAAAAATCTCAAGGCGGTCTTGGAATAGGCTTGATGCTGTCCAAACAATTGGCAGAACTTCATGGCGGCGACATAAAAGCTAAAAGCAACGGTATGAATAAAGGCAGTGAATTTATTGTCCAGATTCCAGCCGATTTAAAACACCGCAACCATTCAAGAATAAGGCAAGAAAACAAAAACGAAGGCAAAACAACAAAAAAAGTCCTCTTGGTAGATGATAATACACGGATAGCCGAGTTGTTTAGTAAGTTACTATCTCAATTTGGATATCTTACCAAAACAGCTTTTGAGGGCGAAAGCGCAATCAAAATTTCAAAGTCATTTAATCCAGATATTATTTTACTTGATATCGGCCTTCCAGGAATCGATGGCCATGAAACTGCCAGATTGCTTCGAAAACAACACAGAAACAACCCTTCTTTAAAAATAATTGCCATAAGCGGATACGGAACAAGCGAGGATAAAAAGAAATCAAAAGAAGCAGGTTGTGACGCGCACATAACCAAACCGGTTAATGCTAACAAGCTCCGTGAAATTATTGAGGCTATATAA
- a CDS encoding peptidylprolyl isomerase yields MKEKILRIHEKTKEFASKIKDGAANMKPIHTYKHAPKIRSVVNFVIVAVVLVVAIAELVLGIMLYGFKSETKFVQDAVKFIPMPVVFSSHGVVTASSYFEEKNYITHFYTSTGEQNIDNSALSLQILSQLSENNIIADEAIKYKLSVSNKDVNDAYQSIVDQNGGNESVEKVLNDLYGLDVAQFKKLIRSQLLRDKFNNDMIERVTVRHILIRVDENATQEQIDAAKAKVDDVVKQIAGGLDFAEAATKYSEDVGSNTNGGLLDPFARGDMVTEFEDVAFTQPIGVVSEPFRTSFGWHILKVESKTGIIDESFDSWLSGLKNKSIIVNLF; encoded by the coding sequence ATGAAAGAAAAAATTTTACGGATTCATGAAAAAACGAAAGAGTTTGCATCGAAAATAAAGGATGGGGCGGCAAATATGAAGCCGATTCATACGTATAAGCATGCGCCCAAAATCCGAAGCGTTGTAAATTTCGTAATAGTCGCAGTTGTATTGGTTGTCGCCATAGCAGAATTGGTTTTAGGAATTATGCTTTATGGATTTAAGTCCGAAACAAAGTTCGTTCAAGATGCGGTTAAATTTATTCCAATGCCGGTTGTCTTTTCGTCTCATGGCGTAGTAACAGCGAGTTCGTATTTTGAGGAAAAAAATTATATTACTCATTTCTACACATCGACAGGAGAACAAAACATCGATAATTCTGCACTATCCCTGCAAATATTATCACAGCTATCAGAAAATAATATTATTGCGGATGAAGCAATTAAGTATAAATTATCGGTCTCAAACAAAGATGTAAATGATGCTTACCAAAGCATTGTAGACCAAAATGGGGGTAACGAATCGGTAGAAAAAGTATTAAATGATCTTTACGGCCTTGATGTAGCTCAGTTCAAAAAACTCATCAGATCGCAGCTTCTACGTGATAAATTTAACAATGATATGATCGAACGGGTAACTGTCCGCCATATTTTGATACGAGTTGACGAGAATGCAACACAGGAGCAAATAGATGCCGCAAAAGCAAAAGTCGACGATGTTGTAAAACAAATTGCCGGAGGCTTGGATTTTGCTGAAGCGGCGACGAAATATTCAGAAGATGTAGGCAGCAATACTAACGGTGGGCTTTTGGATCCATTTGCACGAGGAGATATGGTCACGGAGTTTGAAGATGTTGCTTTCACCCAGCCGATCGGAGTTGTTTCAGAACCGTTCAGAACATCCTTTGGCTGGCATATTCTCAAAGTGGAAAGCAAAACTGGTATTATCGACGAAAGTTTTGACAGCTGGCTTTCAGGATTAAAAAATAAAAGCATCATTGTAAATCTTTTCTAA